One genomic region from Amycolatopsis sp. FBCC-B4732 encodes:
- a CDS encoding maleylacetate reductase and hydroxyquinol 1,2-dioxygenase domain-containing protein, with protein MTSFSYAANPVRVVFGSLDSLGAEADRLGLTRVLLIGRPRHGDRAAEALGSRLAARFGEPAMHTPVDVTERALEVVAEHSVDGVVAIGGGSATGLAKAIALHTDLPQLIVPTTYAGSELTSVLGQTADGRKTTQKTPAVRPETVLYDVRLTLGLPVRVSAASGLNALAHAVEARYAPDANPMTDLVAAEAVRLLTSALPRIAEEPSDVDARADALRGAWLAGTCLDSVKMGLHHRLCHHLGGKFGLPHAETHAVLLPHVMAHLGLEDADDVFELAARLPVPHSLAELGLTEADIEDEPEADLLRQAVHGTRPAARPSLKALTKQVVDSFADAPDRVRVLLTDLVETLHGYAIRTDLTQNEWEYAIGFLTRAGHITTDTRQEFILLSDTLGVSSVVDVLTNSRTPDTTPSAVLGPFYVEGPPETPQGADIAAGLPGTPLWTDVRVTDTEDDPVADAVVDVWQSNEDGFYDVQLPDVDGPVLRARFRTDAGGRLRFRTIVPSAYPIPADGPVGEMLDAVGRHPYRAPHVHFMIAKPGYRTLITQLFVAGGDYLDSDTVFGVKEGLIVDFAEQRLEFTFRISGSTE; from the coding sequence ATGACCTCGTTCAGCTACGCCGCGAACCCCGTTCGGGTGGTCTTCGGCTCGCTCGACAGCCTCGGTGCTGAAGCCGACCGGCTCGGGCTCACCCGCGTCCTGCTGATCGGCCGGCCCCGGCACGGGGACCGGGCCGCCGAGGCACTCGGCTCCCGGCTGGCCGCGCGGTTCGGAGAGCCCGCCATGCACACGCCCGTCGACGTCACCGAACGTGCGCTCGAGGTCGTCGCCGAGCACTCTGTCGACGGGGTTGTCGCGATCGGGGGAGGCTCTGCCACCGGGCTGGCCAAGGCCATCGCCCTCCACACCGATCTGCCGCAGCTCATCGTGCCCACGACCTACGCCGGCTCCGAACTCACCTCCGTGCTGGGGCAGACCGCCGACGGGCGCAAGACCACGCAAAAGACCCCCGCGGTCCGGCCCGAAACCGTCCTCTACGACGTGCGGCTCACCCTCGGACTCCCGGTGCGCGTCTCCGCGGCCAGTGGTCTCAACGCGCTCGCCCACGCCGTCGAGGCCCGCTACGCCCCCGACGCCAACCCCATGACCGACCTGGTCGCCGCGGAAGCCGTCAGGCTGCTCACCAGCGCCTTGCCGCGGATCGCCGAAGAACCGTCCGATGTGGACGCCCGTGCCGACGCCCTCCGCGGTGCCTGGCTCGCCGGTACCTGCCTCGACTCGGTGAAAATGGGACTGCACCACCGGCTCTGCCACCACCTCGGGGGCAAGTTCGGCCTGCCGCACGCCGAGACCCACGCCGTCCTGCTCCCCCACGTCATGGCACACCTGGGGCTCGAGGACGCGGACGACGTCTTCGAACTCGCCGCGAGACTCCCCGTCCCGCACTCCCTGGCCGAACTGGGGCTCACCGAAGCGGACATCGAGGACGAGCCCGAAGCGGACCTCCTCCGCCAGGCCGTACACGGCACCCGCCCGGCCGCGCGCCCGAGTCTCAAGGCGCTCACCAAGCAGGTCGTCGACAGCTTCGCCGACGCCCCGGACCGCGTGCGCGTCCTCCTCACCGACCTCGTCGAAACCCTGCACGGCTACGCCATCCGCACCGATCTCACACAGAATGAGTGGGAGTACGCGATCGGCTTCCTGACCCGCGCCGGGCACATCACCACCGACACGCGGCAGGAGTTCATCCTGCTGTCGGACACCCTCGGCGTCTCCAGCGTCGTCGACGTCCTGACCAACTCGCGCACACCTGACACGACGCCGTCCGCCGTGCTCGGGCCGTTCTACGTCGAAGGGCCGCCCGAAACCCCGCAGGGTGCCGACATCGCGGCCGGGTTGCCGGGGACTCCCCTGTGGACCGACGTCCGGGTCACCGACACCGAAGACGATCCGGTGGCGGACGCGGTCGTGGACGTCTGGCAGTCCAATGAGGACGGCTTCTACGACGTCCAGTTACCCGATGTGGACGGTCCGGTGCTGCGGGCCCGCTTCCGCACCGACGCCGGCGGGCGGCTGCGCTTCCGGACCATCGTGCCCAGCGCGTACCCGATTCCCGCCGACGGGCCGGTCGGCGAGATGCTCGACGCCGTCGGGCGGCACCCCTACCGTGCGCCGCACGTGCACTTCATGATCGCCAAGCCCGGGTACCGGACGCTGATCACCCAGCTGTTCGTCGCCGGCGGCGACTACCTCGACTCCGACACCGTGTTCGGCGTCAAGGAGGGCCTGATCGTCGACTTCGCCGAGCAGCGGCTCGAATTCACCTTCCGGATCTCGGGGAGCACCGAATGA
- a CDS encoding M1 family metallopeptidase — protein MISKAPAPAPGADTSGDPYLPAHGNGGYRVRHYDLTLDYKVAPNRLSASAVITAEATQALSRASFDFGEFRINRVLVDGRPAKYVKRGVKLHVKPAKPIAVGAAFTVEVHYVGNPRPVGSRWGDVGWDELTDGALVASQPVGAPSWFPCNDHPSDKASYRVSVTTASPYLVAVTGTLVERTTSASTTRWVFDRPEPTATYLMSVQVGRYDDLELTGRGWFPHTGVGLRRLSLGFGRASGQVETVFETVPQRAAVPPRLRRAFDRDFGRQGRMMEFLQRLFGPYPFHEYVIVVTDDDLDDPIEAQGMAIFGANHVDGRRTFERLVLHELSHQWFGNSLTVADWRHIWLNEGFATYAEWLWSEESGGPSAQALARDWHARVKLKPADVRIADPGVSRMFDERVYKRGALTLHALRAEIGDPAFFAMLKAWAVEHRHGLVTTGQFVTTAEAYAGRPLTAFFTRWLESTALPPL, from the coding sequence GTGATTTCGAAGGCTCCGGCTCCCGCACCCGGGGCGGACACCTCGGGGGACCCCTACCTCCCCGCCCACGGCAACGGTGGATACCGGGTCCGGCACTACGACCTCACGCTCGACTACAAGGTCGCGCCGAACCGGCTGTCGGCTTCGGCCGTGATCACCGCCGAGGCGACGCAGGCGCTTTCCCGCGCCAGCTTCGACTTCGGCGAGTTCCGGATCAACCGGGTGCTGGTCGACGGGCGGCCCGCGAAGTACGTGAAGCGCGGGGTGAAGCTGCACGTCAAGCCGGCGAAGCCGATCGCGGTGGGTGCCGCGTTCACCGTCGAGGTCCACTACGTCGGCAACCCGCGTCCGGTGGGCAGCCGCTGGGGTGACGTCGGCTGGGACGAGCTGACCGACGGCGCGCTGGTGGCGAGCCAGCCGGTCGGCGCGCCGTCGTGGTTCCCCTGCAACGACCACCCGTCGGACAAGGCGTCGTACCGGGTGAGCGTGACGACGGCGTCGCCGTACCTGGTCGCGGTCACCGGCACCCTCGTCGAGCGGACCACGTCGGCCAGCACGACGAGGTGGGTGTTCGACCGGCCGGAGCCGACGGCGACGTACCTGATGAGCGTGCAGGTCGGCCGCTACGACGACCTCGAGCTGACCGGCCGCGGCTGGTTCCCGCACACGGGCGTGGGCCTGCGCCGGCTGAGCCTCGGCTTCGGGCGCGCGAGCGGGCAGGTCGAGACGGTCTTCGAGACCGTGCCGCAGCGGGCCGCCGTGCCACCGCGGCTGCGCCGGGCGTTCGACCGCGACTTCGGGCGGCAGGGCCGGATGATGGAGTTCCTGCAGCGGCTCTTCGGGCCGTACCCCTTCCACGAGTACGTCATCGTCGTCACCGACGACGACCTCGACGACCCGATCGAGGCGCAGGGCATGGCGATCTTCGGCGCCAACCACGTCGACGGCCGCCGCACCTTCGAGCGGCTCGTGCTGCACGAGCTGTCGCACCAGTGGTTCGGCAACAGCCTGACGGTGGCGGACTGGCGGCACATCTGGCTGAACGAGGGTTTCGCGACCTACGCCGAGTGGCTGTGGTCGGAGGAGTCCGGCGGCCCGTCCGCGCAGGCACTGGCCCGCGACTGGCACGCACGCGTGAAGCTCAAGCCGGCCGACGTCCGCATCGCCGACCCGGGCGTGTCGCGCATGTTCGACGAGCGCGTCTACAAGCGCGGTGCTCTGACCCTGCACGCCCTGCGAGCGGAGATCGGCGACCCGGCGTTCTTCGCGATGCTGAAGGCGTGGGCGGTCGAGCACCGGCACGGGCTGGTGACGACGGGCCAGTTCGTGACGACGGCGGAGGCGTACGCGGGCCGCCCGTTGACGGCGTTCTTCACCCGCTGGCTGGAATCGACGGCGCTGCCGCCGCTTTAG
- a CDS encoding glycosyl hydrolase family 95 catalytic domain-containing protein: MDITRRTVLGGALAGLAAAGLTPAAAAAAPGSDDFGWAEFLATADLRWRRLPKTWYEGPFLGNGFLGSGVYAEPGQNALRFTVQHSQVQDHRPEFGSLFGLARLPVGYFTLEPVGAITALDWRLDLWNAELAGTITTSAGSLSLRAIVHTGQSLLAIEVRPSEGERGFEWVFHPAVAVSPRADPVWNKPPPDGYTANPPVNLTTSGDARLAVQPLLADGEHVTAWREVPRGGTRTLYTSVAWSHPEKTSVARALGTVRRAPAFPELTRDHRRWWHDYYRGSFVSVPDTRLQSFYWIQLYKIASAARREAPVMATSGPWLENTPWPATWWNLNVQLEYWLIHGSNHLELDAVSYALDKYRANLTSQVASPYQADSAGIPRTTDMTLLNGVSHATSGFPVGIPGQDTPTPEVGNLTWALHNVWLSYRHTMDRKLLAGTLVPLLRKAINYYLHFLAPGPDGKLHLPPTFSPEYGVNAPDCTYDLSLIRWGCKTLLQAAPGDPLAPKWRDVLANLVGYPADANGYMIGAGVPFAKSHRHYSHLLQIYPLHDVTWEQPEHRQIIETSLNHWVGFEGALQGYTFTGAASISAQMLRGDQAAFYLGELQRRYIQPNTMYKESGPVIETPLSAAKSLQDMLVQSWGGVLRLFPAVPSAWGDIALRDFRTEGAFLLSASRAGGKTRWLKVHSEAGAPCVLRPGIEGELAVTDARGRARRWRRLATGDVQVELGRGEDAFVHRKGDQPDFGVRPVTPSGPSSPWGLP; this comes from the coding sequence ATGGACATCACCCGCAGAACCGTGCTCGGCGGCGCGCTCGCCGGGCTGGCCGCCGCCGGCTTGACGCCCGCGGCCGCGGCGGCGGCACCGGGCAGCGACGACTTCGGCTGGGCGGAGTTCCTGGCCACCGCGGACCTGCGCTGGCGGCGCCTGCCGAAGACCTGGTACGAGGGCCCGTTCCTGGGCAACGGGTTCCTCGGCTCGGGTGTCTACGCCGAGCCGGGGCAGAACGCGCTCCGGTTCACCGTCCAGCACAGCCAGGTGCAGGACCACCGGCCGGAGTTCGGCTCGCTGTTCGGCCTGGCCCGGCTGCCGGTCGGGTACTTCACCCTGGAGCCGGTCGGCGCGATCACCGCGCTCGACTGGCGGCTGGACCTGTGGAACGCCGAACTGGCCGGCACGATCACGACGTCGGCCGGGAGCCTCAGCCTGCGCGCGATCGTCCACACCGGACAGTCACTGCTCGCGATCGAGGTCCGGCCCAGCGAAGGCGAACGCGGCTTCGAGTGGGTGTTCCACCCGGCGGTGGCGGTCAGCCCGCGCGCCGATCCGGTGTGGAACAAGCCGCCGCCGGACGGCTACACCGCGAACCCGCCGGTGAACCTGACGACCAGCGGCGACGCCCGGCTGGCCGTCCAGCCGCTGCTGGCCGACGGCGAGCACGTGACGGCCTGGCGGGAGGTGCCGCGCGGCGGCACGCGCACGCTGTACACGTCGGTCGCTTGGTCGCACCCGGAAAAGACGTCGGTGGCGCGAGCGCTCGGCACGGTCCGCCGCGCGCCCGCGTTCCCCGAGCTGACCCGGGACCACCGGCGCTGGTGGCACGACTACTACCGCGGCAGTTTCGTGTCCGTTCCGGACACCCGGCTGCAGAGCTTCTACTGGATCCAGTTGTACAAGATCGCGTCGGCGGCCCGGCGGGAGGCGCCGGTGATGGCGACGTCCGGGCCGTGGCTGGAGAACACGCCGTGGCCGGCGACCTGGTGGAACCTCAACGTGCAGCTCGAATACTGGCTGATCCACGGCTCCAACCACCTGGAACTGGACGCTGTCAGCTATGCGCTGGACAAGTACCGGGCGAACCTCACCAGCCAGGTCGCGTCGCCGTACCAGGCCGACTCCGCCGGCATCCCGCGGACGACCGACATGACCTTGCTCAACGGCGTTTCCCATGCCACCAGCGGGTTCCCGGTCGGCATCCCGGGGCAGGACACACCGACGCCCGAGGTCGGCAACCTGACCTGGGCGCTGCACAACGTCTGGCTGTCCTACCGGCACACGATGGACCGGAAGCTCCTGGCCGGCACGCTGGTCCCGTTGCTGCGCAAGGCGATCAATTACTACCTGCACTTTCTCGCCCCGGGCCCGGACGGCAAGCTGCACCTGCCGCCGACGTTCTCGCCCGAGTACGGCGTCAACGCCCCGGACTGCACCTACGACCTTTCGCTGATCCGCTGGGGCTGCAAGACACTCCTGCAGGCCGCGCCCGGCGATCCGCTCGCGCCGAAGTGGCGGGACGTCCTCGCGAACCTGGTCGGCTACCCGGCCGACGCGAACGGCTACATGATCGGCGCCGGGGTGCCGTTCGCGAAGTCGCACCGCCACTACTCGCACCTGCTGCAGATCTACCCGCTCCACGACGTCACCTGGGAGCAGCCGGAGCACCGGCAGATCATCGAGACGTCGCTGAACCACTGGGTCGGCTTCGAAGGCGCGCTGCAGGGCTACACGTTCACCGGGGCCGCGTCGATCTCGGCGCAGATGCTGCGCGGCGACCAGGCCGCGTTCTACCTCGGCGAGCTGCAGCGGCGCTACATCCAGCCGAACACGATGTACAAGGAGTCCGGGCCGGTCATCGAGACGCCGCTCTCGGCGGCGAAATCCCTCCAGGACATGCTGGTGCAGAGCTGGGGCGGCGTGCTCCGGTTGTTCCCCGCGGTCCCGTCGGCGTGGGGCGACATCGCGCTGCGGGACTTCCGCACCGAGGGCGCGTTCCTGCTCAGCGCGTCCCGGGCGGGCGGCAAGACGCGCTGGCTGAAGGTGCACAGCGAGGCCGGGGCGCCGTGCGTGCTGCGGCCGGGCATCGAGGGCGAACTCGCGGTCACGGACGCGCGTGGCCGGGCCCGCCGGTGGCGGCGGCTGGCCACCGGGGACGTCCAGGTCGAACTCGGGCGCGGCGAGGACGCCTTCGTGCACCGGAAGGGTGACCAGCCGGACTTCGGTGTCCGGCCGGTCACGCCGAGCGGCCCGAGTTCGCCGTGGGGCCTGCCGTGA
- a CDS encoding FAD-dependent monooxygenase, whose protein sequence is MTYDTDVIVVGSGPAGGSAALLLATYGVPTVLATKYGWTANTPRAHITNQRTMEVLRDLGIEDKALAVGTPPELMGDTVLCTSLTGPEIGRIASWGTGDRSAAEYTAASPCHMIDLPQTYLEPILASEAAARGAKLRLDTEFLDFTQDDDGVTARFHDRVRGDDFTLRAKYLIGADGARSRVAEQAGLPIAGQTGKAGSMNITFTADLAPYVAHRPSVLYWVMRPGAHLGGIGMGLVRMVRPWNEWLLTWGYDIEQAPPEVDVEEATRLVRDLVGDPGLAVEITSTSLWTVNHNYATEYRNGRVFCAGDAVHRHPPSNGLGSNTSVQDSYNLAWKLAMVLRGEAGEGLLDSYSAERAPVGKQIVDRANLSRDQFGPIFAALGIDGDTDADGITAGLETCLAPTADGARKRRELERAIELKHYEFNAHGVELDQRYRSGAVLPDGTTAEPDRDPELFHRPSTEPGAKLPHAWLVGPHGRRVSTLDIVAGGRWTVLTGLTGTPWRDAAAKVGAELSLDLRAVRIGDPGARDAYGDWSRLSGIDEDGCLLVRPDGYVAWRHATAAPEAAKALLSALRTVLDRP, encoded by the coding sequence ATGACCTACGACACCGACGTCATCGTGGTCGGCAGCGGCCCGGCCGGCGGCTCCGCGGCCCTGCTGCTCGCCACCTACGGCGTGCCCACCGTGCTCGCCACCAAGTACGGGTGGACGGCGAACACGCCCCGCGCGCACATCACCAACCAGCGCACCATGGAGGTGCTGCGCGACCTCGGGATCGAGGACAAGGCCCTCGCCGTCGGCACGCCGCCGGAGCTGATGGGCGACACCGTGCTCTGCACGTCGCTGACCGGGCCGGAGATCGGCCGGATCGCCAGCTGGGGCACCGGCGACCGGTCGGCGGCCGAGTACACCGCGGCCAGCCCGTGCCACATGATCGACCTGCCGCAGACCTACCTCGAGCCGATCCTGGCGAGCGAAGCCGCCGCGCGCGGCGCGAAACTGCGGCTGGACACCGAATTCCTCGACTTCACGCAGGACGACGACGGCGTCACGGCCCGGTTCCACGACCGCGTGCGCGGCGACGACTTCACCTTGCGCGCCAAGTACCTCATCGGCGCGGACGGCGCCCGTAGCCGCGTGGCCGAACAAGCCGGCCTGCCGATCGCCGGGCAGACCGGCAAAGCGGGCAGCATGAACATCACGTTCACCGCCGACCTCGCGCCGTACGTGGCCCACCGCCCCAGCGTCCTGTACTGGGTGATGCGGCCGGGCGCGCACCTCGGCGGGATCGGGATGGGCCTGGTCCGGATGGTCCGGCCCTGGAACGAGTGGCTGCTCACGTGGGGCTACGACATCGAGCAGGCCCCGCCGGAGGTCGACGTCGAAGAGGCGACGCGGCTGGTGCGCGACCTGGTCGGCGACCCCGGACTGGCCGTCGAGATCACCTCGACGTCACTGTGGACGGTCAACCACAACTACGCCACCGAGTACCGCAACGGCCGGGTGTTCTGCGCCGGGGACGCCGTGCACCGGCACCCGCCGTCGAACGGGCTGGGCTCCAACACGTCCGTTCAGGACTCCTACAACCTGGCCTGGAAGCTCGCGATGGTCCTGCGCGGCGAGGCGGGCGAAGGACTGCTCGACAGCTACAGCGCCGAACGCGCGCCGGTGGGCAAGCAGATCGTCGACCGGGCGAACCTCAGCCGCGACCAGTTCGGGCCGATCTTCGCCGCGCTCGGCATCGACGGCGACACCGACGCCGACGGCATCACCGCCGGGCTCGAGACCTGCCTCGCGCCGACCGCCGACGGCGCGCGCAAACGTCGTGAGCTGGAGCGGGCCATCGAGCTGAAGCACTACGAGTTCAACGCCCACGGCGTCGAGCTGGACCAGCGGTACCGCTCCGGTGCGGTGCTGCCCGACGGCACCACCGCCGAGCCGGACCGCGATCCCGAGCTGTTCCACCGGCCGAGCACCGAGCCCGGCGCGAAGCTGCCGCACGCATGGCTGGTCGGGCCGCACGGCCGCCGCGTGTCCACTTTGGACATCGTGGCCGGCGGCCGGTGGACGGTCCTGACCGGGCTGACCGGCACGCCGTGGCGCGACGCGGCCGCCAAGGTGGGTGCCGAGCTGAGCCTCGACCTGCGCGCCGTCCGGATCGGCGACCCCGGGGCCCGCGACGCCTACGGCGACTGGTCCCGGCTGAGCGGCATCGACGAGGACGGCTGCCTGCTGGTCCGCCCGGACGGCTACGTCGCCTGGCGCCACGCCACCGCGGCCCCCGAAGCCGCTAAGGCCCTGCTCAGCGCGTTGCGGACGGTCCTCGACCGGCCGTGA
- a CDS encoding glycosyl hydrolase family 95 catalytic domain-containing protein, which yields MDSVSRRTVLRAASVAAGAAAFGGLWARAAPPAVAAANPHREVAADARMVWKRLPKNWQEGPFLANGYLGAQVYAGQAPQVLKVMLSHTQVQDQRIQWEAGIGLSRLPIGYLTLTFAGAITAVDWTLDLYNAELGGTITTTQGSIAFSAVVHNDLGVLLVSMTPSAGEAGAAWAFQPLESATTRTVRKPPEYVANPAPEVANGYCAQPMLAGGGYTTAWRERAIGARRLLAATVAYSFPGTNHTATALDSVRKALALNPDFLLARHRRWWNDYHRRSFVSVPDKQVQRFYWIQLYKIAAATRADGPVVSEWGPWFPEVGNSWTAVWWNLNVQVTYPIVNSSNHPELDAVTETFRRDHANLEASVPPAYRDGETYALSHPGDWRLRPGGTRSVGVPGTTSKTDQTGNLLWGLHNVWLAYRHHMDRSVLRDVLYPTLAKALNFYRHFLVTGPDGFLHLPLTRSPEYADAPDCTYDLSLIRWAARTLVDTARILRLNEPRVPAWQEIGAKLVPYHEDPANGVLIGDGVPLAASHRHFSHLLWLYPLREKVWDNPADRDLMTRTFDHWVADQSAWHGYSYASASSMKSVMDAPEEALRYLKFFLDRNVVADTELTANTMYREGSNFAVESPITAAQSLVDMVLQGSGDVLKVFPSVSAAWRDASISGLRAEGAFLVDASRRAGTTEFVRVRSEAGEPLVLQHGIAGDVDVRDEHGRHLPWRATGPGRISIGLRRGGTAVVAPRGTRPDFAPRDVPALGAAPAWGLPD from the coding sequence ATGGACTCAGTGTCCCGGCGGACGGTGCTCCGTGCTGCCTCGGTCGCGGCCGGGGCCGCGGCCTTCGGTGGTCTGTGGGCCCGGGCCGCGCCGCCCGCGGTGGCCGCCGCGAACCCGCACCGCGAGGTCGCCGCCGATGCGCGCATGGTCTGGAAGCGGCTGCCGAAGAACTGGCAGGAAGGCCCGTTCCTGGCCAACGGCTACCTCGGCGCGCAGGTCTACGCCGGCCAGGCACCGCAGGTGCTCAAGGTGATGCTGAGCCACACCCAGGTGCAGGACCAGCGCATCCAGTGGGAGGCCGGCATCGGCCTGTCCCGGCTGCCGATCGGCTACCTCACGCTCACCTTCGCCGGCGCGATCACCGCCGTCGACTGGACGCTCGACCTCTACAACGCCGAGCTGGGCGGCACCATCACCACGACGCAGGGCTCGATCGCCTTCTCCGCCGTCGTGCACAACGACCTCGGCGTGCTGCTCGTCTCGATGACGCCGAGCGCGGGCGAAGCCGGTGCGGCGTGGGCGTTCCAGCCGCTGGAGTCCGCGACGACGCGAACCGTCCGCAAGCCGCCCGAGTACGTCGCGAACCCCGCGCCCGAGGTCGCGAACGGGTACTGCGCGCAGCCGATGCTCGCCGGGGGCGGGTACACGACGGCGTGGCGGGAACGCGCGATCGGGGCCCGCCGGCTCCTCGCCGCGACCGTCGCCTACAGCTTCCCCGGCACCAACCACACCGCGACCGCGCTCGACAGCGTCCGGAAAGCGCTTGCCCTGAACCCGGACTTCCTGCTCGCGCGCCACCGCCGCTGGTGGAACGACTACCACCGGCGCAGCTTCGTTTCGGTGCCGGACAAGCAGGTGCAGCGGTTCTACTGGATCCAGCTGTACAAGATCGCGGCCGCCACCCGCGCGGACGGCCCCGTCGTCTCGGAGTGGGGCCCGTGGTTCCCCGAGGTCGGCAACAGCTGGACCGCGGTCTGGTGGAACCTCAACGTCCAGGTCACGTACCCGATCGTCAACAGCAGCAACCACCCCGAACTCGACGCCGTCACCGAAACCTTCCGGCGTGACCACGCCAACCTCGAGGCGTCCGTGCCCCCCGCGTACCGCGACGGCGAAACCTACGCGCTTTCGCACCCGGGGGACTGGCGGCTGCGCCCCGGCGGCACGCGCTCGGTCGGCGTCCCCGGGACGACGTCCAAGACCGACCAGACCGGCAACCTGTTGTGGGGACTGCACAACGTCTGGCTGGCCTACCGTCACCACATGGACCGGAGCGTGCTGCGCGACGTCCTGTACCCGACGCTGGCGAAGGCGCTGAACTTCTACCGCCACTTCCTGGTCACCGGCCCGGACGGCTTCCTGCACCTGCCGCTGACCCGGTCGCCGGAGTACGCCGACGCCCCCGACTGCACCTACGACCTGTCGCTGATCCGGTGGGCCGCCCGCACCCTCGTCGACACGGCCCGGATCCTGCGCCTGAACGAGCCGCGCGTGCCGGCCTGGCAGGAGATCGGCGCGAAGCTCGTGCCGTACCACGAAGATCCCGCGAACGGCGTGCTGATCGGCGACGGCGTCCCGCTGGCCGCGTCGCACCGGCACTTCTCCCACCTGCTGTGGCTGTACCCGTTGCGGGAGAAGGTCTGGGACAACCCCGCCGACCGCGACCTCATGACCCGCACCTTCGACCACTGGGTCGCTGACCAGTCCGCCTGGCACGGCTACAGCTACGCGTCCGCGTCTTCGATGAAGTCCGTGATGGACGCACCCGAAGAAGCGTTGCGGTACTTGAAGTTCTTCCTCGACCGGAACGTCGTCGCGGACACCGAGCTGACCGCGAACACGATGTACCGCGAAGGTTCGAACTTCGCCGTCGAAAGCCCGATCACGGCCGCGCAGTCCCTGGTGGACATGGTGCTGCAAGGATCCGGTGACGTGCTCAAGGTCTTCCCGTCGGTGTCGGCGGCCTGGCGGGACGCCTCGATTTCGGGCCTGCGCGCGGAAGGCGCGTTCCTCGTGGACGCCTCCCGCCGCGCGGGCACCACGGAGTTCGTCCGCGTGCGCAGTGAAGCCGGGGAACCCCTGGTCCTCCAGCACGGCATCGCCGGGGACGTCGACGTCCGCGACGAGCACGGCCGGCACCTGCCGTGGCGCGCCACCGGCCCGGGCCGGATCTCGATCGGGCTGCGGCGCGGCGGCACCGCCGTCGTCGCACCCCGGGGCACGCGGCCGGACTTCGCGCCGCGAGACGTTCCCGCGCTCGGTGCGGCACCCGCGTGGGGCCTGCCGGACTGA
- a CDS encoding peptidylprolyl isomerase yields MSEPGERPQPYGQWQPPVPPKRTSTTAIALVTGSAVVVVVMVLAFLAWGYPGFLRKPDGQAGGGFFTAAASTASSSSAPPAAVSSPVSIPGGRAALPKRTKPLADPVTCAFTPDPGAPAPKKVALPPDGPAPSSGTAGVRLATSAGTIGLTLDRALAPCTVVNFLSLAKQGFYDGTSCHRLSVTDGLQMLQCGDPVGDGTGGPGYTIRDEVFPQLTYGRGILAMAKTSQPDTGGSQFFLVFGETQIPPEYTVFGSIDDAGLAVLDQVARGGIDASKPGIGDGSGPPKTPVTFTGVTTTP; encoded by the coding sequence ATGAGCGAGCCGGGGGAGCGGCCCCAGCCGTACGGGCAGTGGCAGCCGCCAGTGCCGCCGAAGCGGACTTCGACGACGGCGATCGCGCTGGTCACCGGCTCGGCCGTGGTCGTCGTCGTGATGGTGCTGGCCTTCCTGGCCTGGGGCTATCCGGGCTTCCTGCGCAAACCGGACGGTCAGGCCGGCGGCGGCTTCTTCACCGCGGCGGCGTCGACGGCATCGTCGTCGTCCGCGCCGCCGGCCGCGGTCAGCTCGCCGGTCTCGATCCCGGGCGGCCGGGCCGCGCTGCCGAAGCGGACGAAACCGCTGGCCGACCCGGTGACCTGCGCGTTCACCCCGGACCCCGGCGCGCCGGCACCGAAGAAGGTCGCGCTGCCGCCGGACGGCCCGGCGCCGTCGTCCGGGACGGCCGGGGTGCGGCTCGCGACGAGCGCGGGGACCATCGGGCTGACGCTGGACCGCGCGCTGGCGCCGTGCACCGTGGTCAACTTCCTGAGCCTGGCCAAGCAGGGCTTCTACGACGGCACGTCGTGCCACCGGCTCTCGGTGACGGACGGGCTGCAGATGCTGCAGTGCGGCGACCCGGTCGGGGACGGGACCGGCGGCCCGGGCTACACGATCCGCGACGAGGTGTTCCCCCAGCTGACCTACGGCCGCGGGATCCTGGCCATGGCGAAGACGAGCCAGCCCGACACCGGCGGTTCGCAGTTCTTCCTGGTCTTCGGCGAGACGCAGATCCCGCCGGAGTACACGGTGTTCGGCAGCATCGACGACGCCGGCCTCGCCGTCCTGGACCAGGTCGCCCGCGGCGGCATCGACGCGTCGAAGCCGGGCATCGGCGACGGCAGCGGGCCCCCGAAGACCCCGGTGACGTTCACCGGGGTCACCACCACGCCGTGA